The following proteins come from a genomic window of Paenibacillus swuensis:
- a CDS encoding NifU family protein, giving the protein MSENVTSPEQYDEVLEVLDKLRPFLQRDGGDVELVDVEDGIVKLKLMGACGSCPSSTITLKAGIERALVEEVEGITEVVQVF; this is encoded by the coding sequence ATGAGTGAGAACGTAACTAGCCCTGAGCAATACGATGAGGTCCTGGAAGTGCTGGATAAGCTTCGTCCGTTTCTGCAACGCGACGGCGGCGACGTGGAATTGGTCGATGTGGAAGACGGCATTGTTAAGCTGAAGCTGATGGGTGCCTGCGGCAGCTGCCCAAGTTCCACAATCACTTTGAAAGCCGGTATTGAGCGCGCACTGGTTGAAGAAGTGGAAGGCATTACAGAGGTCGTTCAAGTATTCTAA
- a CDS encoding Cthe_2314 family HEPN domain-containing protein — translation MLRSLFNEPPRIEEGLILQAGEAIQRFSKRLQLYNGRQRDGAPTKYRRIELWTNGLWMSLNELEQSVYAAGKYAERIHKTSLSDMNDEEEQTYYLHVYYYKNAFIRLFSIFDKTGYFLNEMLDLETEKEKPRYSYFTVLRQMQTKHREEELSKMLYSLKDKYDAPLRKLRDQRNFEIHYMNAEIQDDLLHLYSRYGEKYPLENLKDNMSNLKQGLEVALLTLEAVFKQSYRRIAE, via the coding sequence ATGTTGAGAAGTCTGTTTAACGAACCTCCCCGGATAGAGGAAGGTTTAATCCTTCAAGCGGGTGAGGCGATTCAGCGTTTCAGCAAACGTCTGCAGCTCTACAATGGCCGTCAGAGGGACGGGGCGCCGACGAAGTACCGCAGGATCGAATTGTGGACGAACGGTCTGTGGATGTCTTTGAATGAGCTGGAGCAAAGTGTTTATGCCGCGGGCAAGTATGCGGAGCGGATTCATAAGACTTCGCTGTCCGATATGAATGACGAGGAAGAACAAACGTATTATTTGCATGTGTACTATTACAAGAACGCATTTATCCGTCTGTTTTCTATTTTTGACAAAACCGGCTATTTTCTGAATGAAATGCTTGATCTCGAAACGGAGAAGGAGAAACCCCGGTATTCTTATTTCACCGTATTGCGCCAAATGCAGACGAAGCACAGGGAAGAGGAGCTTTCCAAAATGCTTTATAGTTTGAAAGATAAATACGATGCTCCGCTGCGGAAGCTCAGAGACCAGCGTAATTTCGAAATCCATTATATGAATGCGGAGATTCAAGATGATCTTCTCCATCTCTACTCCAGATACGGCGAGAAGTACCCGTTAGAAAATCTGAAAGATAACATGTCCAACCTGAAACAAGGGCTGGAAGTTGCCTTGTTGACGCTCGAAGCCGTATTTAAACAAAGCTATCGTCGAATTGCGGAATAA
- a CDS encoding YheC/YheD family protein has protein sequence MATISQGRQLASKWAKTAVLLSDSRVSGHIPESRIYNNESLQSMLNKYGSVVMKPVVGAGGRGVIKVSKTGNTYSFFYYQKRRTELSFVALTAHINQVRKKRRYLIQRTIHLATISGRPIDYRVKVQKIGAHWHFRALVGRLARPGLFVTNLCRGGTQLTAAQGIARSLSVKSVRTKKNEMKRITRICSQLLENKFPGITLLGFDYGIDRSGHIWIFEVNTRPQ, from the coding sequence ATGGCAACGATATCTCAAGGAAGGCAATTGGCCAGCAAATGGGCCAAGACCGCCGTCCTGCTAAGTGACAGCCGTGTCTCCGGGCATATACCGGAGTCCAGAATCTATAACAATGAATCGCTGCAATCCATGTTAAACAAGTATGGATCTGTCGTCATGAAGCCTGTAGTGGGCGCCGGCGGTCGTGGTGTCATTAAAGTAAGCAAGACGGGTAACACATATTCTTTCTTCTATTACCAGAAGCGAAGAACCGAGCTTAGTTTCGTAGCTTTGACGGCGCACATTAATCAGGTGCGCAAGAAGCGCAGATATTTGATTCAGCGCACCATTCACCTCGCAACGATATCCGGACGACCGATTGATTACCGTGTTAAAGTGCAGAAGATCGGCGCCCATTGGCACTTTCGCGCATTGGTAGGAAGACTGGCCCGTCCAGGTCTATTCGTCACGAATCTGTGCAGAGGCGGCACGCAACTAACCGCGGCGCAGGGAATTGCCCGGTCTTTATCCGTGAAATCCGTTCGAACCAAGAAAAATGAAATGAAGAGAATAACGCGAATCTGCTCTCAGCTGCTTGAGAACAAATTTCCAGGTATCACGTTATTAGGTTTCGATTACGGCATCGACCGCAGCGGGCATATTTGGATATTTGAAGTCAATACTAGACCGCAATAA
- a CDS encoding HesB/IscA family protein — translation MITISESATDKIKEMLAAEETPNMFLRLGVKSGGCTGFSYGMGFDDDQNEQDQELDVNGLKVVVEGESVKYLNGVEIDFKESAMGGGFTINNPNATATCGCGSSFRTADDAGKPDSDC, via the coding sequence ATGATTACAATCAGCGAATCGGCTACGGATAAAATCAAGGAAATGCTGGCGGCGGAAGAAACACCGAACATGTTTCTGCGTTTAGGCGTGAAATCCGGAGGATGCACAGGATTCTCCTACGGTATGGGCTTCGATGATGATCAGAATGAACAAGATCAGGAATTGGATGTGAACGGCCTGAAGGTCGTTGTGGAAGGCGAGAGCGTGAAGTATTTGAACGGGGTGGAGATTGATTTCAAGGAATCTGCCATGGGCGGCGGATTTACGATTAACAACCCGAACGCGACAGCCACTTGCGGCTGCGGATCTTCTTTCCGCACAGCGGATGATGCGGGCAAGCCGGACAGCGATTGCTAA
- a CDS encoding branched-chain amino acid ABC transporter permease — translation MFKNSRNFWVGSAAAFVIYVVIQLLFNQGVLNDVAESTIILICINIILAVSLNLINGFTGQFSMGHAGFMSVGAYMSAILTLDFNVPFPVALIAGGCLAAVFGMMIGIPSLRLKGDYLAMATLGFGEIIRIVLLNTEYVGGASGLSGIPTQSSWTWVFVFTFLTVVLISNFVNSIHGKACIAIRENEIAAEAMGINTTQYKVIAFVIGAFFAGVAGGLSAHKFYVITPTSFNFIKSFEILVIVVLGGLGSTSGAILGAIVLTLLFTWLQDFPEIRMIIYSLVLILMMIFRPSGLLGTREFTLDLFKRKGKKSDESVRSSS, via the coding sequence ATGTTTAAGAACAGTCGCAATTTCTGGGTAGGCTCCGCCGCAGCTTTTGTCATCTACGTTGTCATTCAACTCTTGTTTAACCAAGGTGTCTTGAATGATGTGGCAGAGTCCACGATCATCTTGATTTGTATCAATATAATTCTTGCGGTTTCCCTTAATTTAATTAATGGTTTTACCGGACAATTTTCGATGGGGCATGCGGGTTTTATGTCCGTTGGCGCTTATATGTCGGCAATCCTGACACTCGATTTTAACGTTCCGTTCCCTGTGGCGCTGATCGCGGGCGGATGTCTGGCCGCGGTGTTCGGGATGATGATCGGAATTCCGTCGCTCCGACTTAAAGGTGATTATCTGGCGATGGCCACACTCGGCTTCGGTGAAATTATCCGTATCGTATTGCTCAATACGGAATATGTCGGCGGAGCATCCGGCTTAAGCGGTATTCCTACCCAGTCATCTTGGACTTGGGTGTTCGTTTTCACTTTCTTGACCGTTGTTCTAATCAGTAATTTCGTTAATTCCATTCACGGTAAGGCTTGTATCGCCATTCGGGAGAACGAGATTGCCGCGGAAGCGATGGGCATAAACACGACGCAGTATAAGGTCATCGCATTTGTTATTGGGGCTTTCTTCGCCGGAGTGGCAGGTGGTTTGTCGGCTCACAAGTTTTATGTCATTACACCGACCTCTTTTAACTTTATTAAATCCTTTGAAATTCTTGTCATTGTAGTTCTTGGCGGATTGGGAAGCACCTCTGGCGCAATCCTTGGCGCAATTGTACTAACCTTGCTGTTCACTTGGCTGCAAGATTTCCCGGAAATTCGCATGATCATTTACTCTTTGGTATTGATTCTAATGATGATCTTCCGGCCATCGGGCTTGCTCGGTACTCGTGAGTTCACACTGGATCTGTTCAAACGAAAGGGGAAGAAGTCCGATGAATCCGTCCGTAGCTCTTCTTGA
- a CDS encoding SDR family oxidoreductase translates to MTALSLAEEGCNIIVNYVNSKTEAEELVSVLQGKGVQAAAVQADIASTEDRARLVEKSEALTGNIDILINNAGPFVRERRLFSDYTSAEINSLMQGNLLGVMELDLLMLQGMRKRGWGRLIHFGFGHAAEARGWPHRAVYAAAKVGLVSFTKTLAVEEAPFGITVNMICPGDIRGLNKEKTISEVSLLEDEESPRGRPGAGEDVARVISFLCQPDSDFITGNIVDVNGGLDPIRTHIK, encoded by the coding sequence ATGACGGCGTTGAGCCTGGCGGAAGAGGGCTGTAACATTATTGTGAATTATGTAAACAGCAAGACGGAGGCGGAGGAACTGGTTTCTGTGTTGCAAGGCAAAGGCGTACAAGCCGCGGCGGTTCAGGCCGACATTGCAAGCACAGAAGACCGTGCTAGATTGGTTGAGAAATCCGAGGCCTTAACCGGCAACATTGACATTCTGATTAATAACGCGGGACCCTTCGTAAGGGAGCGCCGGTTGTTCAGCGATTACACCTCAGCAGAGATTAACAGCCTGATGCAGGGCAACTTGCTTGGCGTGATGGAGCTGGATTTATTGATGCTGCAAGGGATGCGCAAGCGAGGATGGGGACGGTTAATCCACTTCGGCTTCGGTCATGCCGCGGAAGCGAGAGGTTGGCCGCACCGCGCGGTATATGCCGCTGCGAAGGTAGGTTTAGTATCTTTTACAAAGACGCTTGCTGTTGAAGAAGCCCCTTTCGGAATCACCGTAAATATGATCTGCCCGGGCGATATTCGCGGGTTGAACAAAGAGAAGACCATTTCGGAAGTCTCTTTGTTGGAAGATGAGGAATCCCCCCGGGGACGTCCGGGCGCGGGCGAGGATGTGGCCCGAGTCATCAGTTTCCTGTGCCAGCCGGACTCCGACTTTATCACCGGTAATATCGTGGATGTGAATGGGGGACTTGACCCGATTCGAACGCATATCAAATAG
- a CDS encoding branched-chain amino acid ABC transporter permease codes for MDYIIQQIINGISVGSIYALIALGYTMVYGIIKLINFAHGDVFMVGSFVGLFTAKILAAQGFPPMVVFIGALIISMTASAVLGVVIERTAYKPLRKVSRIAVLITAVGVSFLLENGGIYILGPQAKGFPEILEKQQFNLFGSVQVDSNQVMILVVTVILMVVLQYIVHFTKTGKAMRAVSYDLEAARLMGINVDRTISYTFAIGSALAAAAGVIFGMTYNSVDPLMGVIPGLKAFVAAVLGGIGSVPGALVGGLLLGVIETGVTSVGYSLWRDGVVFAVLILILIFRPSGLFGKNVREKV; via the coding sequence ATGGACTATATCATCCAGCAGATCATTAACGGGATTTCCGTTGGCAGTATTTACGCACTTATAGCACTCGGATACACCATGGTTTACGGCATTATCAAGTTGATCAATTTTGCGCATGGCGATGTATTTATGGTCGGATCGTTTGTTGGGTTATTTACAGCGAAGATCTTGGCCGCACAAGGCTTTCCGCCCATGGTCGTGTTTATCGGGGCGTTGATTATTTCAATGACGGCAAGTGCGGTGCTTGGCGTTGTAATCGAGCGAACGGCTTATAAGCCTCTACGTAAAGTTTCCCGGATCGCGGTGCTTATCACGGCCGTGGGCGTTTCGTTCCTGCTTGAGAACGGGGGCATATACATACTCGGACCTCAAGCTAAAGGCTTCCCGGAAATTCTGGAGAAACAGCAATTTAACTTGTTCGGTTCTGTTCAGGTGGATTCCAACCAAGTGATGATTTTGGTCGTAACCGTCATTTTAATGGTTGTTCTCCAATATATCGTGCACTTCACGAAGACGGGTAAGGCGATGCGCGCAGTGTCGTATGATTTGGAAGCCGCCAGATTAATGGGAATCAACGTGGATCGGACCATTTCCTACACGTTCGCCATTGGGTCAGCATTGGCAGCCGCGGCGGGTGTCATCTTCGGAATGACGTACAACTCGGTCGATCCGTTAATGGGTGTCATCCCGGGCTTGAAGGCGTTTGTCGCCGCTGTTCTTGGCGGAATTGGCAGTGTGCCGGGAGCTCTGGTAGGCGGATTGTTGTTAGGCGTTATCGAGACAGGCGTAACCTCGGTAGGGTACTCCCTGTGGCGTGACGGCGTTGTATTCGCGGTTCTGATCCTAATTCTCATCTTTAGACCGTCCGGATTGTTCGGTAAGAACGTCCGAGAGAAAGTGTAG
- a CDS encoding DMT family transporter gives MQPSRMKEALPHLGLLTVYLLWGINITSMKIGGLEWDPVIFNGLRYLSIVPILWVYTVVYHRKKKLPMRMERRDLLWMIVLSFASTIGMEVVLSYALQYSSTANGAVLGRGFMPIITAVIALVLKEVRLTWRIGLGIPLAFLSVIVIVGGKGLNFGAETLRGDLLLLMRSFVGAFYLIYMNRLVVKYRLSLLITLEITFGALWLLPWVIGKVDLVYLQGISQAGWISLAYTSILATLAAFTIHNWGLGQIGPFKASAYGYTLPVTAAVAGMVILHERLTLSEMVGGIGVLAAMYIVQSDRMKQAKQMAARMPQDE, from the coding sequence ATGCAGCCCTCCCGTATGAAGGAAGCGTTGCCTCATCTGGGATTGCTCACCGTATACTTGCTCTGGGGAATCAATATTACTTCTATGAAAATCGGGGGCCTGGAATGGGACCCCGTTATTTTTAACGGATTACGCTATTTGAGTATCGTTCCGATTCTTTGGGTATATACTGTTGTTTACCATAGGAAGAAGAAGCTGCCTATGCGCATGGAGAGGCGGGACCTCTTATGGATGATCGTCCTCAGCTTCGCGTCAACCATTGGGATGGAAGTGGTTCTTTCGTATGCGCTTCAATACTCCTCTACTGCGAACGGCGCCGTGTTGGGCCGCGGGTTTATGCCGATTATTACAGCTGTGATCGCGCTCGTATTGAAGGAAGTTCGACTTACTTGGCGAATCGGTTTGGGCATCCCTCTGGCTTTCCTCAGTGTCATCGTAATTGTCGGGGGCAAAGGTCTGAATTTCGGGGCCGAAACGTTACGCGGAGATCTACTGTTGCTGATGCGAAGCTTCGTGGGAGCGTTTTATCTGATCTACATGAATCGTTTAGTGGTCAAATATCGGCTATCGTTACTGATTACGCTGGAGATTACGTTCGGCGCTTTATGGTTGCTGCCTTGGGTTATCGGGAAAGTCGATTTGGTGTACTTACAAGGCATTTCCCAGGCGGGCTGGATCAGCTTGGCCTACACCTCCATATTGGCTACGCTGGCCGCGTTTACGATACATAATTGGGGTCTGGGCCAAATAGGGCCGTTTAAGGCCTCCGCTTACGGCTACACCTTACCTGTTACGGCGGCGGTCGCCGGCATGGTGATTTTGCATGAGAGGTTGACGCTCTCTGAAATGGTCGGCGGCATCGGTGTGCTGGCGGCGATGTATATTGTCCAATCAGATCGGATGAAGCAAGCGAAACAAATGGCGGCGCGCATGCCCCAAGATGAATGA
- a CDS encoding fibronectin type III domain-containing protein → MKRKGIAMILLIVLMFSIFPVTAFGASEWAPNTPYKINDFVTYSGSTYKCIQAHTSLTGWEPPVVPALWQKQSGTTPPPDTQAPTAPGALSAGTVTNTSIALSWTASSDNTGVTGYDVYRGTVLAGTVTGTAFTATGLPPNTAYTFTVKAKDAAGNISAASNAVTATTSGTTPPPDTQAPSAPAGLSAGAVTSSSIAVSWNASTDNVAVTGYNVYNGSALAGSTTGSGATSFTVTGLAANTTYSLTVKAKDAAGNLSAASAVLSVRTSTTNPQPTGAKILVGYWHNFDNGSTVIRLRDVSPKYDVINVSFAETLSDHATLTFAPFNATPAEFKSDIAYLQSLGKKVHISIGGANATVELNTAAAKQNYVNSLKSIIQTYGFDGIDIDLEGSSLSLNGGDTDYKNPTTPKVVNLISATREVLNAFGPGFELTMAPETAYVQGGLIAYGGPWGAYLPVIHALRDRLNYIHVQHYNSGAMEGLDGRSYSQGTADFQVAMAEMLLKGFPVARNQANMFASLRPEQVAIGLPASRGAAGGGYTSTADVQKALNYLIKGQSYGGAYQLQTSGGYGGFRGLMTWSINWDKYNNYEFSNTYRSYFDNL, encoded by the coding sequence ATGAAACGCAAAGGCATTGCCATGATCCTGTTGATCGTCCTGATGTTTTCCATCTTTCCCGTAACAGCCTTCGGCGCATCGGAATGGGCGCCGAACACGCCATATAAGATTAATGATTTTGTTACGTATAGCGGCAGCACTTACAAGTGTATCCAAGCGCACACCTCCCTGACCGGTTGGGAGCCTCCTGTTGTTCCCGCCCTATGGCAGAAGCAATCCGGCACCACACCACCGCCGGATACGCAAGCGCCAACCGCACCGGGCGCTTTATCCGCCGGCACTGTAACGAACACGAGCATCGCCTTATCCTGGACGGCGTCCTCGGATAACACCGGTGTCACGGGTTACGATGTATACCGCGGCACCGTTTTGGCCGGCACGGTGACAGGTACCGCCTTCACCGCGACTGGCCTGCCCCCCAACACGGCCTACACGTTTACCGTGAAGGCCAAGGACGCTGCGGGTAATATCTCCGCAGCCAGCAATGCCGTGACGGCTACGACGTCCGGCACTACGCCGCCGCCGGATACGCAGGCTCCGTCGGCTCCGGCCGGATTGTCCGCGGGCGCGGTGACAAGCTCCAGCATCGCTGTGAGCTGGAACGCTTCCACGGACAATGTAGCCGTGACCGGCTACAACGTCTACAACGGCTCGGCGCTCGCCGGAAGTACGACGGGCAGCGGCGCAACCTCGTTCACGGTGACTGGGCTGGCCGCGAACACCACCTACAGTCTTACTGTGAAGGCCAAGGATGCGGCTGGGAACTTGTCCGCGGCAAGCGCCGTGCTCAGCGTGAGAACCAGTACAACAAACCCGCAACCAACCGGCGCCAAAATTCTCGTCGGGTATTGGCATAATTTCGATAACGGCTCAACCGTCATTCGCTTGCGCGACGTGTCCCCCAAATACGATGTGATCAACGTTTCATTTGCAGAGACTTTAAGCGACCATGCTACGTTAACGTTTGCTCCGTTCAATGCGACGCCAGCCGAATTCAAGTCGGATATAGCATATCTTCAAAGCCTCGGAAAGAAAGTGCATATTTCCATCGGGGGAGCCAACGCAACGGTGGAGTTGAATACGGCAGCGGCCAAACAAAATTATGTGAACTCGTTAAAATCGATTATTCAAACCTATGGTTTTGACGGAATTGATATTGACCTCGAAGGAAGCTCCTTGTCCTTGAACGGCGGCGATACCGATTACAAAAACCCGACAACACCCAAAGTAGTGAATTTAATATCAGCTACCCGTGAGGTGCTAAATGCGTTCGGTCCGGGCTTCGAGCTGACCATGGCGCCGGAAACGGCTTATGTGCAAGGGGGACTCATCGCGTATGGCGGTCCATGGGGCGCTTACCTGCCTGTAATCCATGCGCTGAGGGACCGACTAAATTACATTCACGTTCAACATTATAACAGCGGTGCGATGGAAGGGTTGGATGGTCGCTCCTATTCCCAAGGTACAGCTGATTTCCAAGTGGCTATGGCCGAAATGTTGCTTAAGGGTTTCCCGGTTGCGCGTAATCAGGCGAATATGTTCGCGTCTCTGCGCCCTGAACAAGTCGCGATTGGACTTCCGGCTTCCCGAGGGGCAGCGGGAGGCGGATACACTTCCACGGCGGATGTGCAGAAGGCGCTGAATTATCTGATCAAGGGTCAATCCTACGGCGGCGCTTATCAGCTGCAAACGTCGGGCGGGTACGGTGGATTTAGAGGGTTAATGACTTGGTCGATCAATTGGGATAAGTATAACAACTATGAGTTTTCCAACACGTATCGCTCGTATTTCGATAACTTATAA
- a CDS encoding YuzB family protein — protein sequence MIPIIEFCVSNMHHGTDAVMKKLEENPEYDVIEYGCLGNCGECYVLPYAIVNGEIVTAATADELYTAIIASIEEWKKQFDFDFDID from the coding sequence ATGATCCCGATAATTGAATTTTGCGTAAGCAATATGCATCACGGTACCGACGCTGTAATGAAGAAGCTTGAAGAAAATCCTGAGTATGACGTCATTGAATATGGATGTTTGGGAAACTGTGGTGAATGCTATGTGTTGCCGTACGCCATTGTGAATGGCGAGATTGTTACAGCCGCGACAGCAGATGAGCTTTACACGGCCATTATCGCAAGCATCGAAGAGTGGAAGAAACAGTTCGATTTCGACTTCGACATAGATTAG
- a CDS encoding NAD(P)/FAD-dependent oxidoreductase — MKKFVILGGGYGGLTVAKELLEKEKDLPSDTVIMLIDRMPYQGLKTEYYALATGTVSDLDIRVAFPEDPRIVLKYGDVTEISLENKHIKLNDEETITYDWLVVALGCTDKYHGIVGAETYSTSIQSLAQTRKTYQMINDVKPYGQVSIVGGGLSGVEVASELRESRPDLNIRVIDRGPSILSAFPGKLQSYVSEWFTEHDVEMLSFISLTRLEQGIMWDKETTPIYTDATVWTAGIQPVKLVQDLPVPKDSQGRVILNNYHQIPTFPEVYVVGDCASLPFSPSAQAAEAQGKQVVDVITAIWNGKTPQLGQIKLKGVLGSLGKKAGFGMMGSRAIMGRVPRVLKSGVLWMSKHHFG, encoded by the coding sequence ATGAAAAAATTTGTTATACTCGGCGGAGGTTACGGAGGTTTAACCGTAGCCAAGGAACTATTGGAAAAGGAGAAAGATCTCCCTTCTGACACGGTCATTATGCTGATTGACCGGATGCCTTACCAAGGATTAAAAACGGAATATTACGCGCTCGCTACGGGCACCGTATCCGATCTGGACATTCGCGTCGCTTTTCCGGAGGATCCGAGAATCGTCCTGAAATACGGCGATGTCACCGAAATCAGTCTGGAGAATAAACATATTAAATTAAACGATGAAGAAACCATCACATACGATTGGCTTGTGGTTGCACTGGGATGCACAGATAAGTACCACGGAATTGTCGGTGCCGAAACCTATTCCACCAGCATTCAATCGCTTGCGCAAACCCGCAAAACCTACCAGATGATCAATGACGTAAAGCCTTACGGACAAGTATCGATCGTCGGCGGAGGTCTGAGCGGTGTTGAAGTGGCTTCGGAACTGCGTGAAAGCCGACCGGATCTCAACATTCGGGTTATCGACCGGGGACCAAGCATCTTGTCCGCCTTCCCGGGCAAGCTTCAGTCTTACGTAAGTGAATGGTTCACTGAGCATGATGTGGAAATGTTGTCGTTCATTTCTTTAACCCGTTTGGAGCAAGGGATTATGTGGGACAAAGAAACTACGCCGATTTACACGGACGCTACCGTATGGACCGCAGGAATTCAACCGGTAAAACTTGTGCAGGATCTCCCTGTGCCTAAGGATTCCCAAGGCCGCGTTATCCTGAATAACTATCATCAGATTCCTACGTTCCCGGAAGTTTACGTTGTCGGCGACTGTGCATCCCTGCCGTTCTCTCCGAGCGCTCAGGCCGCGGAAGCGCAAGGAAAGCAAGTGGTCGATGTCATTACGGCGATCTGGAACGGAAAAACCCCTCAACTTGGACAAATCAAGTTAAAAGGGGTACTGGGCTCGCTAGGTAAGAAAGCGGGCTTCGGCATGATGGGTTCACGCGCTATTATGGGCAGAGTGCCGCGTGTATTGAAAAGCGGTGTGTTATGGATGTCCAAGCACCACTTCGGATAA
- the mqnE gene encoding aminofutalosine synthase MqnE gives MSLVISSPDRRMAEIAEKVQHGQRLSLEEGVYLYQSDDLLTIGQMANQVNMRKNGKKVYFIENMSLYFTNVCESHCAFCNFRKDEGEDGAYTLSGQQMIEYVEQHYHPGIREFHIVGGHNPNVPFQYYVDSIHALKVRFPDVTIKAYTGAEIEFFSRISGLSFKEVLQELMKAGLDTLTGGGAEILSDRYRDKMHVDKANVEQYLNVHRAAHELGLKTHTTMLYGSIETLEERVQHMIHLRDLQDETNGFMVFIPLSMQPINRNAGIKRRNSAYEDLRTLAISRLMLDNFQHIKAYFINIGTQLTQLGMTFGASDAHGTIIKERISHAAGALTPDGLTRDELVWLIKGAGRIPVERDTFYNEIKVYE, from the coding sequence ATGAGTTTGGTCATTAGCAGCCCGGACCGGCGCATGGCGGAGATTGCCGAGAAAGTCCAGCACGGCCAGCGGCTTTCCCTTGAAGAAGGGGTTTACTTGTATCAATCCGATGATTTATTAACCATAGGTCAAATGGCGAACCAAGTGAATATGCGCAAAAACGGCAAAAAAGTTTATTTTATCGAAAATATGAGTTTGTACTTTACCAATGTATGCGAATCCCATTGCGCTTTCTGTAATTTCCGCAAGGACGAAGGCGAAGATGGAGCCTATACGTTAAGCGGTCAGCAAATGATTGAGTATGTGGAACAGCATTACCATCCGGGTATTCGTGAATTTCATATTGTAGGCGGACATAATCCTAACGTGCCTTTCCAATACTATGTGGATTCCATACACGCGCTTAAGGTTCGTTTCCCTGATGTAACGATTAAAGCCTACACCGGTGCCGAGATTGAATTCTTTTCCAGAATCAGCGGCCTAAGCTTTAAAGAGGTTTTGCAGGAATTAATGAAGGCGGGCCTGGACACCCTTACGGGCGGCGGCGCGGAAATTCTGTCGGATCGTTACCGGGACAAAATGCATGTGGACAAAGCCAATGTGGAACAGTATCTTAACGTTCATCGCGCTGCCCACGAGTTAGGCTTGAAAACCCACACCACCATGCTGTACGGTTCCATTGAAACGTTGGAAGAACGCGTACAACATATGATTCATCTCCGCGATCTGCAGGATGAAACCAACGGCTTTATGGTGTTCATCCCACTTTCTATGCAGCCGATCAACCGGAACGCCGGAATCAAACGCCGGAACTCCGCATATGAGGATCTGCGAACATTAGCCATTTCACGCCTGATGCTGGATAATTTCCAGCATATTAAAGCTTACTTTATCAACATTGGAACACAGTTGACGCAATTGGGCATGACCTTTGGCGCTTCCGATGCGCACGGCACCATTATTAAAGAGCGGATCAGCCACGCTGCAGGCGCACTGACACCGGACGGATTAACCCGGGATGAACTGGTATGGCTGATTAAAGGGGCGGGGCGAATTCCCGTGGAGCGCGATACCTTTTATAACGAAATTAAAGTGTACGAGTAG
- a CDS encoding ABC transporter ATP-binding protein — MNPSVALLDVQQASRSFGGLKALTDINIEIFDGELVGLIGPNGAGKTTLFNLLTGVYEPSEGKILLAGESIGGMKPYKISHRGASRTFQNIRLFSSMTVEENVMIAYHQHAKHGVLSSLVRLPRYFKGESEIRERARELLKIFKLDHLRDEQSMNLSYGNQRRLEIARAMASNPKLLLLDEPAAGMNPQETKELMELIRWIRQEFKMTILLIEHDMSLVMGVCDRIYVLDRGIQIADGTPLEIRNNPKVIEAYLGKEA, encoded by the coding sequence ATGAATCCGTCCGTAGCTCTTCTTGATGTTCAACAAGCCAGCCGGTCTTTCGGGGGATTGAAGGCTCTAACCGACATTAATATTGAAATCTTTGACGGTGAACTCGTCGGCTTAATCGGCCCCAATGGCGCGGGCAAGACGACTCTCTTTAATTTGTTAACAGGTGTTTATGAACCATCAGAAGGAAAGATTTTACTGGCCGGCGAATCCATTGGCGGCATGAAGCCATACAAGATCAGCCATCGGGGAGCCTCCAGGACGTTTCAGAATATTCGCTTATTCAGCTCCATGACAGTAGAAGAGAATGTGATGATCGCCTATCACCAGCACGCTAAACACGGCGTTCTTTCATCTCTAGTTCGATTGCCAAGATATTTCAAAGGGGAATCCGAAATCCGCGAGCGCGCCAGAGAATTGTTAAAGATCTTTAAGCTGGATCATCTGCGGGATGAACAGTCGATGAATTTAAGCTACGGAAATCAGCGTCGTCTGGAAATTGCCCGGGCCATGGCTTCTAATCCTAAGCTATTACTGCTGGATGAGCCTGCGGCTGGAATGAATCCACAGGAAACCAAGGAATTAATGGAATTGATTCGCTGGATCCGACAGGAATTCAAGATGACGATTCTGTTAATCGAACATGATATGTCTCTTGTGATGGGTGTTTGTGACCGGATCTACGTGTTGGATCGGGGCATCCAAATTGCTGATGGCACACCTCTGGAAATCCGGAACAACCCTAAAGTCATTGAAGCATATCTAGGGAAGGAGGCGTAG